A section of the Fusarium falciforme chromosome 8, complete sequence genome encodes:
- a CDS encoding Sphingolipid C9-methyltransferase 2: MAKPANVTGADFEFVKTPAYPKPDFDKLEDCGVPTTRFPAIKNAPLPADGSGADTFNNYVLISILTIVPWYMSWKVGGGFKTTIFFALIVDLPLLAVWWLVISSISPRKTEKVRLPGRPVEYYLDFKKESDRLKYRGHNKIPMETFHEMYFDGEVDFKGDCLEVMEYRHDWASFRFTIGLIKFFLFGMIPEVIMHTRSQDEEQVRDHYDRGDDFYGWFLGPRMIYTSGIISNINREETLEELQDNKLTVVCEKIGLEEGDSMLDIGCGWGTLARFASEQYGARVTGVTLGRNQTAWGNSAMRKVGIPEEQSKILCMDYRDIPVPEGGYKKITSLEMSEHVGIRHFSGFLTQVYNMLDDDGVFFLQYAGLRKAWQYEDFTWGLFMNKYIFPGADASTPLGWVVDKLEGTGFEIKHIDTIGVHYSATLWRWYRNWMSNREKVEAKYGKRWFRIWEYFLAYSTIISRQGSATCFQITLVKNINSTHRIEGVPTQFALSDALNNSRADIEAWAAKNNVKTPAEYL, encoded by the exons ATGGCAAAGCCCGCCAACGTTACAGGCGCAGACTTTGAGTTTGTCAAAACTCCCGCCTACCCCAAGCCCGACTTTGACAAGCTCGAGGACTGCGGTGTTCCCACTACCAGG TTCCCCGCCATCAAGAATGCTCCTCTTCCCGCCGACGGCTCTGGCGCCGACACCTTCAACAACTATGTCCTgatctccatcctcaccatTGTGCCTTGGTACATGAGCTGGAAGGTCGGTGGTGGCTTCAAgaccaccatcttcttcgcTCTCATCGTTGACCTTCCCCTCCTCGCCGTCTGGTGGTTGgtcatctcctccatcagCCCCCGCAAGACTGAGAAGGTTCGCCTGCCTGGTCGCCCTGTCGAGTACTACCTCGACTTCAAGAAGGAGTCGGACCGCCTCAAGTACCGCGGCCACAACAAGATCCCCATGGAGACCTTCCACGAGATGTACTTTGACGGCGAGGTCGACTTCAAGGGTGACTGCCTCGAGGTCATGGAGTACCGCCATGACTGGGCCAGCTTCCGCTTCACCATTGGCCTCATCAAgttcttcctctttggcaTGATCCCCGAGGTCATCATGCACACTCGTTCTCAGG ACGAGGAGCAGGTCCGTGATCACTATGACCGTGGTGATGACTTCTACGGTTGGTTCCTTGGTCCTCGCATGATCTACACCTCTGGTATCATTTCCAACATCAACCGCGAGGAgactcttgaggagctccAGGACAACAAGCTCACCGTCGTCTGCGAGAAGATCGGCCTGGAAGAGGGCGACAGCATGCTCGACATTGGCTGCGGCTGGGGTACCCTTGCCCGCTTTGCCAGTGAGCAGTATGGAGCTCGCGTCACCGGTGTTACTCTTGGCCGCAACCAGACCGCTTGGGGCAACAGCGCCATGCGCAAGGTTGGCATTCCTGAGGAGCAGAGCAAGATTCTCTGCATGGACTACCGTGATATTCCCGTCCCTGAGGGTGGCTACAAGAAGATTACCTCGCTCGAGATGTCTGAGCACGTTGGTATCCGTCACTTCTCCGGCTTCCTTACTCAGGTCTACAACAtgcttgacgatgatggtgtcttcttcctccagtACGCTGGTCTCCGCAAGGCTTGGCAGTACGAGGATTTCACCTGGGGTCTGTTCATGAACAAGTACATCTTCCCTGGTGCCGACGCCTCCACTCCTCTGGGCTGGGTTGTCGACAAGCTTGAGGGTACTGGCTTTGAGATCAAGCACATTGACACCATCGGTGTCCACTACTCTGCTACCCTCTGGAGGTGGTACCGCAACTGGATGAGCAACCGTGAGAAGGTTGAGGCCAAGTACGGCAAGCGATGGTTCCGC ATCTGGGAGTACTTCCTTGCCTACTCCACCATCATCTCTCGCCAGGGCAGTGCTACTTGCTTCCAGATCACTCTGGTCAAGAACATCAACTCGACACACCGAATTGAGGGTGTCCCCACCCAGTTCGCCCTGTCGGATGCTCTCAACAACAGCCGGGCCGACATTGAGGCCTGGGCCGCCAAGAACAACGTCAAGACTCCTGCTGAGTACCTGTAA
- a CDS encoding MaoC-like domain-containing protein, which yields MRIPLRSASAVSRRLGRRTYSSPPKTLPSAVEAIKAHPPKIIPDYLTPMPSHLLTTTLTDLISPQTPTSSSPKISSPPISLPQGHHLVYFPIQLPPSKLIPDGADPDHSPGPPFTRRVWAGGEVIYGKRWREMTLSCRPVVCREKVEDVSLRGREGEEKVFVDVWRRYGIGHDEVEEREEWEIAERRTLVFMREEETSTSSPPRLIKYPHSPSHSISLTPTATHLFHFSALSFNAHSIHIDPVYAQEVDGHRALLVHGPLTLALMLHVLNDHIGPAFSVSKFSYRNYAPLYVNEQMTIHLRQVSREDAAEERWDVWIEGPEGGMAVKGNAHVAPVNTDTS from the exons ATGAGGATCCCACTAAGAAGCGCCTCTGCCGTCAGCCGCCGCCTCGGACGCAGGACATACAGCTCACCACCAAAAACCCTCCCCTCAGCCGTGGAAGCCATCAAAGCGCATCCTCCAAAGATAATACCAGACTACCTTACCCCGATGCCCTCACACCTCCTCACAACAACCCTCACAGACCTCATCTCCCCACAAACGCcaacctcatcctctccAAAGATATCTTCCCCGCCTATCTCTCTTCCACAGGGCCACCACCTCGTCTACTTCCCCATCCAACTCCCCCCATCAAAGCTCATCCCCGACGGCGCGGATCCCGATCACTCGCCTGGACCGCCGTTTACGAGACGTGTCTGGGCGGGTGGAGAGGTTATCTAtgggaagagatggagggaGATGACGCTTAGCTGTAGACCTGTTGTGTGTAGGGAAAAGGTGGAGGATGTGAGCTTGAGGGGTAGGGAGGGTGAGGAGAAAGTGTTTGTGGATGTTTGGAGGAGGTATGGGATTGGTCATGATGAAGTTGAAGAGAGGGAAGAGTGGGAGATTGCGGAGAGGAGGACGTTGGTGTTTATgagagaggaggagaccTCGACTTCATCGCCACCTCGTCTCATCAAGT ACCCTCATTCTCCATCTCACTCTATATCCCTCACTCCCACGGCAACTCACCTCTTCCACTTCTCAGCCCTCTCCTTCAACGCGCACTCGATCCACATCGACCCCGTCTACGCGCAAGAGGTCGACGGTCACAGAGCCCTTCTTGTCCACGGGCCTCTTACCCTCGCGCTGATGCTCCACGTGCTAAACGACCACATCGGCCCAGCCTTCTCAGTCAGCAAGTTTTCATACAGAAACTACGCACCTCTCTATGTCAATGAACAGATGACGATTCATCTCCGCCAAGTCTCACGAGAGGACGCCGCCGAGGAACGTTGGGATGTTTGGATCGAGGGACCCGAAGGAGGCATGGCAGTCAAGGGTAATGCTCATGTTGCCCCGGTAAATACAGACACGTCATGA
- a CDS encoding GPI ethanolamine phosphate transferase 3 has protein sequence MAPATDELSAPGAVSYDSETMVVGDGTWDFDKNTFLLPNLQGLNYETMRYNGMGNRFSTVKQYHSLVLAHAIMAVIIFLFLIPFSVMTARFYANRPGWAVKYHAQVNIFAGLMLIAVFVLGYFAVGPERSLTNPHHGIGVAIFTLFLLQLFGGRLVLRITKSRSLRIMLHQWFGRVIALLGIAQVPLGLTLYGSPLYCFILYAVWMFFLLIFYFILSWRSADRREYYMSGARSEVPPSEDTRTRITESEYFSDYRTDHTGQTRHTSKAKWLGPLAAGAGLAALARGRNKNKDGDDRSRIRSRSPSLDRSRGPEVLPSRTGSASYLTGMTGEKYSEAPTRKAEGGGGFAKFLAILGLGKLFAKKDRARDEDYSEYTAVSTETPRRHRSSRSAPTMTDYTRTEFTRTDLSRTDFTSTVTPEHRREPDITKTSLIPPSGSRRPPPVMSQLRSAADGTESMMSSPPPSVTPRAARRPPPSRRSVFEESDYSSYVSPSRRPQPEKPSGGFAKGLFGGFGMGWFAKKMADRRNAKEEERLRDEEDLRSGTSLSRFTGDGHPSPTRRPSRRPVQRRQTGYPAAETVLSTEMTESTIEPRPPRGNYIPPTEMSTLPPETLPAASGQGASRSRQDIEPASMPSMPPDPQGILAPALAPTETTGSGISPGSRPHRSRQSRPGERSTIRLAGDDGEPHERYASPASLSVKLKVHDDKERNVTLRRLTEEEAKRARGRRDSESSISGLESPTHGRRRYRRDSSQRRAEMGAEEAPLSPPNPSFAKQRRPKDSAYYSGQPAQAGPSGMTPFGGQTVSSLGSMGGPESHGTWSGLSPSPPIASGPTAPPGPPTDAGSAADNRRRRRQERRRASGAGDIPPTTNVDMKLHHAKSLRAFTCMSLTVEATSNTFFSQPPLQLAPRGQPNGPYDGFGSIAIVTLIPKKETSKMPPKSPKPKAKAKQQPQSEHQKIAEQWAKAERAREAQRAAAATATQGLPPADENVEALERRRAALDKRRSKKYEKRWRWAVAFWVWVLAVHALGIWLFTSGFLLTRMVLEEKSNCTLPPIENTKGYLSVDRGCWHPKSFDRAVVILVDALRYDFTVPEDPEQAHHFHNAFPYLYETASKSPQNAFLRPFIADPPTTTLQRLKGLTTGTLPTFLDAGSNFAGTAIEEDNLLMQLRDAGKKIAHLGDDTWWSLFPGYFEPNISKAYDSFNVWDLHTVDNGVIDNIFPLLDSKRKGDWDLLIGHCLGVDHAGHRYGPDHPAMGAKLRQMDEFVRKVVETLDDKTLLVVMGDHGMDSKGDHGGESDDEVEAALWMYSKKPFFGRTSPEYATPPANAKIRPVNQIDLVPTLALLLGIPIPYNNLGGPIEEAFAGVKGNDWRNLAAVSRVASAGIERYQESYHKAQGISQSNEAGSPAALWSSALEIVKNDRDIYTAFSKFQEGTLLVCKDLWARFDVPRMIMGIIVFGVGVVLLLMYSSRDEADDYVVLNDAELDYAEKKLELLAFKENEEDQAEVFHRNILKGLWDPKILFTVSVLTGVGLYRQQPRDGLAALVAVLFMAGVGSSLHEVGKTILNVLPTSFWGWMAVVFTVSQSIGFASNSYTIWEDSILLFFITTFGVASAVAGLRIESRRDKTLAVYHSVAFIVLGRLASYSKLCREEQMPYCTSTYYASSTSSTSATWQLIIPFVVFIALPAIIKSFLVSSRSYEGLAPTWIGYVLRGGLFLAAAHWVLDAADNGGWLEGRLPEGTPKTIGVYVAQMVLALAFVAGSTAFVWAPPCVSILSSAGANGRPLVSILGYGNAIGARYLLLPLNFLLGCFLLTKPMGGGALALMFWQILTLAELLDLNELKTNPIGPVMLAVLGNFYFFKTGHQAVLSSIQWDSAFIPLFSVRYPWTPIVLALNTFGAQILAVASVPLLALWKVGPKQRGVLETATRGLGVFIAYFAVEALATMSWAGWLRRHLMLYRVFNPRFIFAGVTLLVLDLVAILVTLTGLRSNTLALSEVFGWAE, from the exons atggcgccGGCAACAGATGAACTCTCTGCACCTGGTGCAGTGAGTTATGATTCGGAGACCATGGTTGTAGGGGATGGAACATGGGACTTTGACAAGAATACCTTTCTACTGCCCAATCTTCAGGGCCTCAATTACGAAACCATGCGATACAATG GCATGGGAAACAGATTTTCCACGGTTAAACAATACCACAGCCTCGTTCTAGCCCacgccatcatggccgtgataatattcctcttcctcatcccctTCTCCGTCATGACGGCAAGATTCTACGCCAACCGTCCTGGCTGGGCCGTCAAATACCATGCCCAGGTTAACATCTTTGCCGGATTGATGTTGATAGCCGTCTTCGTTCTCGGATATTTTGCCGTGGGACCCGAGAGAAGCCTTACAAACCCTCATCATGGAATCGGTGTCGCCATATTtaccctcttcctcctccaactttTTGGGGGACGTCTAGTACTCAGGATCACCAAGTCCCGATCGCTCCGCATCATGCTCCACCAATGGTTCGGCAGGGTGATTGCCCTTTTGGGTATTGCCCAGGTCCCACTGGGTCTCACCCTGTACGGCTCACCTCTATACTGTTTCATTCTCTACGCTGTCTGGatgttcttcctcctcatcttctacTTTATCCTGAGTTGGAGATCAGCAGATCGACGGGAGTATTACATGAGTGGAGCGCGGTCGGAGGTGCCTCCCTCTGAGGATACACGCACACGAATCACCGAGTCTGAGTATTTCTCCGACTATAGGACTGATCATACTGGTCAAACTCGTCACACTAGCAAGGCTAAATGGTTGGGCCCTCTCGCCGCTGGGGCGGGACTTGCGGCTCTAGCTAGAGGACGaaacaagaacaaggacgGAGACGACCGCAGCCGAATTCGCAGTCGATCTCCCTCCCTCGACCGAAGCCGCGGACCTGAAGTCCTCCCGTCCCGGACTGGCTCGGCTAGCTATCTTACCGGCATGACAGGGGAAAAGTACTCGGAGGCTCCCACTAGGAAGGCAGAGGGAGGCGGTGGATTCGCGAAgttcttggccatcttgggtCTTGGGAAACTGTTTGCCAAAAAGGATCGAGCTCGAGACGAAGACTATTCCGAGTATACGGCTGTATCAACCGAAACCCCACGGCGGCATCGTTCAAGCCGGAGTGCTCCTACGATGACGGACTACACAAGGACTGAGTTTACGAGAACCGATCTTAGCAGGACCGACTTCACCAGCACAGTCACACCGGAACACAGGAGGGAACCAGATATCACCAAAACTTCACTTATCCCACCCTCTGGAAGCCGTCGCCCACCGCCCGTCATGTCCCAACTTAGGAGCGCGGCTGACGGAACTGAATCCATGATGAGCTCTCCCCCTCCGTCAGTAACGCCACGAGCAGCACGTCGCCCACCACCTTCTCGGCGTAGCGTCTTCGAAGAATCGGATTATTCATCTTATGTGAGCCCGTCTCGGCGGCCACAACCTGAGAAACCAAGTGGTGGATTTGCTAAGGGACTATTTGGTGGATTCGGTATGGGCTGGtttgccaagaagatggcagACAGGAGAAACGCAAAGGAGGAAGAGCGCCTCAGGGACGAAGAGGACTTGAGGTCAGGTACCTCGCTGTCTAGGTTTACTGGAGACGGGCACCCCTCTCCCACGAGGAGGCCATCTCGCCGACCTGTTCAAAGGCGACAGACGGGCTACCCTGCTGCAGAGACAGTGTTGTCAACTGAGATGACCGAGTCGACCATTGAACCCCGGCCTCCTCGTGGCAATTACATCCCTCCTACGGAAATGAGCACGCTACCACCCGAAACTCTTCCAGCGGCAAGTGGTCAGGGAGCATCTCGGTCGAGACAAGACATCGAGCCTGCCTCTATGCCATCGATGCCACCGGATCCTCAGGGTATTCTTGCACCTGCACTGGCACCTACTGAGACTACTGGTTCAGGAATATCTCCAGGTTCTCGACCTCATCGATCTCGCCAGAGTAGACCAGGTGAACGGAGCACGATCAGATTGGCAGGCGACGACGGAGAACCCCATGAGCGTTATGCGTCACCAGCCAGTCTCAgtgtcaagctcaaggtccaCGACGACAAGGAAAGGAACGTGACTCTTCGACGGCtcacagaggaagaagcgaaACGCGCTCGCGGCCGCAGAGACTCTGAGAGCAGCATCTCCGGACTGGAATCTCCTACTCATGGACGGCGACGATACAGACGAGACTCGAGTCAACGGCGGGCCGAGATGGGAGCGGAAGAGGCTCCTCTATCTCCCCCTAACCCGTCCTTTGCCAAGCAACGACGACCCAAGGACTCGGCCTACTACTCTGGACAGCCGGCGCAAGCTGGGCCATCTGGAATGACACCGTTTGGAGGCCAGACAGTCTCGAGTCTGGGAAGTATGGGAGGTCCGGAGAGCCACGGCACATGGAGTGGTCTATCTCCATCCCCTCCTATAGCATCTGGACCAACTGCACCTCCCGGGCCACCAACCGACGCTGGATCTGCAGCGGACAAtcgacgtcgacgacgacaagaaaGGAGACGAGCCAGTGGAGCTGGTGACATTCCTCCGACCACCAATGTTGACAT GAAGCTCCACCACGCAAAGTCTCTCAGGGCATTTACTTGCATGTCCCTCACAGTCGAGGCCACGTCCAACACCTTCTTCTCTCAACCTCCACTCCAACTTGCGCCGCGTGGGCAACCCAATGGCCCCTACGACGGTTTCGGTTCGATTGCCATTGTGACCCTGATTCCGAAGAAAGAGACGTCCAAGATGCCCCCGAAGAGCCCCAAAccaaaggccaaggccaagcagcaACCCCAGTCCGAGCACCAAAAGATCGCCGAACAATGGGCCAAGGCTGAACGTGCCCGCGAAGCACAGCGCGCAGCCGCTGCCACCGCCACCCAGGGCCTTCCTCCCGCCGACGAGAATGTCGAGGCTCTCGAGCGACGACGCGCAGCTCTGGATAAGAGGCGATCCAAGAAGTACGAGAAGCGTTGGCGATGGGCTGTAGCCTTTTGGGTCTGGGTACTCGCCGTCCACGCCCTGGGCATCTGGCTCTTCACCAGCGGCTTCCTCCTTACCCGGATGGTGCTGGAGGAAAAGTCAAACTGCACGCTGCCTCCAATTGAAAACACAAAGGGCTACTTGAGCGTCGACCGCGGCTGCTGGCACCCCAAGTCTTTTGATCGAGCTGTTGTCATCCTGGTTGACGCGCTTCGCTACGACTTTACGGTTCCCGAGGATCCGGAGCAGGCCCACCACTTCCACAATGCCTTCCCCTATCTCTACGAGACCGCCTCCAAGTCGCCTCAGAATGCCTTTCTTCGCCCCTTCATCGCCGATCCTCCCACGACGACGCTGCAGAGGCTCAAGGGTCTCACCACCGGAACCCTGCCGACCTTCCTTGACGCCGGTAGCAACTTTGCGGGAAcggccatcgaggaggataACTTGTTGATGCAGCTGAGGGATGCTGGCAAGAAGATTGcccatcttggcgatgacACGTGGTGGTCTCTTTTCCCTGGGTACTTTGAGCCCAACATCAGCAAAGCATACGACAGCTTCAACGTCTGGGATCTTCACACCGTTGACAATGGTGTGATTGACAACATCTTCCCTTTGCTGGACTCGAAGCGTAAGGGTGATTGGGATCTGCTTATTGGACACTGCTTGGGTGTTGATCATGCCGGTCATCGATACGGACCTGATCATCCCGCCATGGGCGCCAAACTTCGACAGATGGACGAGTTTGTCCGCAAGGTTGTTGAGACCCTAGACGACAAGACACTCCTTGTCGTTATGGGAGATCACGGCATGGACAGCAAGGGCGATCACGGTGGTGAGAGCGACGATGAAGTTGAGGCTGCGCTGTGGATGTACTCGAAGAAGCCCTTCTTCGGTAGAACTTCACCCGAGTACGCCACACCTCCAGCCAACGCCAAGATCCGACCCGTGAACCAGATTGATCTCGTGCCGACTCTTGCTCTGCTTCTGGGAATCCCTATTCCTTACAACAACCTGGGAGGCCCCATCGAGGAGGCTTTTGCTGGTGTCAAGGGTAACGACTGGCGCAACCTTGCCGCCGTGTCGCGTGTCGCTTCGGCTGGTATTGAGAGATACCAAGAATCTTACCACAAGGCCCAGGGCATTTCACAGAGCAACGAGGCTGGGTCGCCCGCCGCTCTCTGGTCTTCTGCTCTCGAAATTGTCAAGAATGACCGCGACATCTATACCGCCTTCTCCAAGTTCCAGGAGGGAACTCTGCTGGTCTGCAAGGATCTCTGGGCTCGCTTCGATGTCCCTCGCATGATCATGGGCATTATTGTATTTGGTGTCGGTGTTGTCCTGCTTCTTATGTATTCATCTCGAGATGAAGCAGACGACTATGTTGTCCTGAACGATGCTGAGCTTGATTAcgctgagaagaagctggagctTCTGGCCTTCAAGGAGAACGAGGAGGACCAAGCCGAGGTCTTTCATAGGAACATTCTCAAGGGCCTCTGGGATCCCAAGATTCTCTTCACTGTTTCTGTTCTCACCGGAGTCGGCCTGTATCGTCAGCAGCCAAGGGATGGCCTTGCTGCTCTAGTGGCAGTGCTGTTCATGGCTGGCGTCGGATCGTCTCTCCATGAAGTGGGCAAGACTATCCTGAACGTTCTTCCAACGTCCTTCTGGGGTTGGATGGCTGTTGTTTTTACCGTCAGCCAGTCGATCGGGTTCGCGTCCAACTCTTACACTATCTGGGAAGactccatcctcctcttcttcatcaccacGTTCGGTGTGGCCAGTGCTGTTGCTGGACTCCGAATCGAGTCTCGTCGCGACAAGACCCTGGCGGTCTACCACTCAGTCGCTTTCATTGTTCTTGGTCGTCTTGCGTCATACTCCAAGCTCTGCCGCGAGGAGCAGATGCCGTACTGTACCTCGACCTACTATGCCTCGTCAACTTCGTCCACTTCTGCGACGTGGCAGCTCATCATTCCTTTTGTTGTCTTTATTGCCCTTCcggccatcatcaagtcgtTCCTCGTCTCAAGCAGATCCTATGAGGGTCTCGCACCCACCTGGATCGGCTATGTCCTTCGTGGAGGTCTTTTCCTTGCTGCTGCCCACTGGGTTCTTGACGCCGCAGACAATGGAGGCTGGCTTGAAGGAAGACTCCCTGAGGGAACCCCCAAGACGATTGGAGTCTATGTGGCTCAGATGGTGCTCGCTCTGGCCTTTGTTGCGGGAAGCACCGCTTTTGTCTGGGCGCCTCCTTGCGTGTCTATCCTGTCTTCAGCCGGAGCTAACGGCCGGCCTCTTGTGAGCATTCTTGGATATGGCAACGCTATTGGCGCTCGCTATCTGTTGCTCCCCCTCAACTTTCTCTTGGGCTGCTTCCTCCTTACCAAGCCCATGGGTGGCGGTGCCCTTGCTCTCATGTTCTGGCAGATCCTCACGCTGGCCGAGCTGCTGGACCTCAACGAGCTCAAGACGAACCCGATCGGACCCGTCATGCTCGCCGTTCTTGGAAACTTTTACTTCTTCAAGACGGGTCACCAGGCGGTTCTTTCCAGCATCCAGTGGGACAGTGCCTTTATTCCGCTCTTTTCTGTTCGTTACCCCTGGACACCCATTGTCCTGGCTCTCAACACGTTTGGCGCTCAGATCCTAGCTGTGGCGTCGGTACCTCTTCTCGCTCTTTGGAAGGTTGGCCCTAAGCAGAGGGGAGTGCTGGAGACGGCGACTCGCGGACTGGGTGTGTTTATCGCTTACTTTGCCGTTGAAGCCCTTGCTACCAtgagctgggctggctggTTGCGCCGCCACCTGATGCTCTACCGCGTGTTCAACCCTCGATTCATCTTTGCGGGCGTGACGCTCCTGGTGCTTGACCTTGTGGCTATTCTGGTCACCTTGACAGGTCTGCGCAGCAATACCCTTGCCCTGAGTGAGGTGTTTGGATGGGCCGAGTAg
- a CDS encoding Glucan endo-1,6-beta-glucosidase B yields the protein MLTSSLFTALAALASSAHAWLPTDNSHVGPNKRDVTLFTYPLQPGSNKRWLPGSNKIRGVNLGSLFVYEPWIDSQEWANTGCEGEKSEFDCVMNKGQDSADKAFQEHWKRFITQEDLDEMASYGLNTIRVPLGYWLKEDLVDASEHFPKGGLDYLTQLCGWASDRGFYIILDLHGAPGAQEPNQPFTGQYAPSVGFYNDYNYGRAVEWLEWITDIIHTKNEYRNVGMLEIVNEPLNWDKAVDSLRNTYYPNAYKAIRKVEDNLKVATNDRVHIQMMGSLWGSGNPTEFLDDTSFTAFDDHRYLKWDTSVEVSQSAYIQKSCQDDRNTDGPTIVGEWSIAVPDDVEQTDAWKPQSQKDFYSKWFAAQVHAYEQHTLGWVFWTWKTNLGDDYRWSYRDAARAGVIPKDLNSLPSVC from the exons ATGTTGACTTCTTCCTTGTTCACTGCCCTCGCGGCTTTGGCTTCGTCTGCCCACGCCTGGCTTCCGACCGACAACTCTCATGTCGGCCCCAACAAGCGTGATGTCACCCTATTCACTTATCCTCTGCAGCCAGGCTCAAACAAGAGATGGCTTCCCGGCAGCAACAAGATTCGAGGCGTGAACCTCGGTTCTCTCTTCGTCTACGAACCTTGGATCGATAGCCAAGAGTGGGCCAACACTGGATGCGAGGGGGAGAAGTCCGAGTTCGACTGTGTCATGAACAAGGGCCAGGATAGTGCAGACAAGGCTTTCCAGGAGCACTGGAAGCGCTTCATTACCCAGGAggaccttgatgagatgGCTAGCTATGGCTTGAACACAATCCGAGTTCCTCTGGGATACTGGCTGAAGGAAGATCTCGTGGATGCGTCGGAGCATTTTCCCAAG GGAGGGTTGGACTACTTGACCCAGCTCTGCGGCTGGGCCAGTGACCGAGGCTTCTACATCATCCTTGA TCTTCACGGTGCCCCTGGTGCCCAGGAGCCCAACCAGCCCTTCACCGGCCAATACGCTCCCTCGGTCGGATTCTATAACGACTACAACTATGGCCGTGCCGTAGAGTGGCTCGAGTGGATCACCGACATCATCCACACCAAGAACGAATACCGCAACGTCGGCATGCTGGAGATCGTGAATGAGCCCCTGAACTGGGACAAGGCGGTTGACTCTCTGCGAAACACCTACTATCCCAACGCCTACAAG GCTATCCGCAAGGTCGAAGACAACCTCAAGGTCGCCACCAACGACCGCGTCCACATCCAGATGATGGGCTCCCTCTGGGGCAGCGGCAACCCCACCGAGTTCCTCGACGACACGTCCTTCACGGCATTTGACGACCACCGCTACCTCAAGTGGGACACGAGCGTCGAAGTCTCGCAGAGCGCCTACATCCAAAAGTCGTGCCAAGACGATCGCAACACCGACGGTCCCACCATTGTCGGCGAGTGGAGCATCGCCGTGCCTGATGATGTTGAGCAGACGGATGCTTGGAAGCCTCAGAGCCAGAAGGACTTTTACAGCAAGTGGTTTGCTGCTCAGGTTCATGCTTATGAGCAGCATACCCTTGGCTGGGTGTTTTGGACTTGGAAGACCAACCTCGGTGATGACTACCGTTGGTCTTACAGAG ATGCTGCAAGGGCCGGTGTCATCCCCAAGGACCTCAACTCTCTCCCAAGCGTCTGCTAG